The DNA sequence CGCCCGCCGAAATAGTGGCCGGCCAGCTTGGTGTCCTCCTTCACGTCGGCCGACTGGCTGGACGCCATGATCAGATCGACCGCGCGGGTGAAGTGCTTCTGCGCCTCGTCCGATTTCCAGGCGTCGAGCATGATGTTTCCCATCGCGACCTCGTCAGCCGACATGTTGGCCGTGTCGGCGATCTTGAGGGCCACGGCGTGCTCCTGTTGCATCGCCTCCATCGCCTTGGCGGTCTTTCCGGCGTCGACATAGATCAGCGCCTGGGTGAATTTGGCCAAACGCCGGTCGCCGTCATCCCGGGCGGCATCGAAGAGCTTCTGCGCTTCCGCGACCGCCTGGTCGTGCTTGCCCTGATACATGAGATTCGAGGCGATCGCGAAGTACGAGTTGCTGAAGTGGGGATCGATCGAGAGCGCCTTCCGGTACTGCGCGATCGACTCGTCGAACCGCCCCGTCTTCATCAGCAGCTCGGCATAGGAGTCGTACGGATTGGGATCGTCCGGGACCAGCTCGATGTACTTCTTGAAGGCCTTCTCCGCGTCGGCGTACTTCTCCAGCGGCCGGTAGGCGTAGCCCAGGGTGTTGTACGCCGGCGAGAAACTCGGGTTGATCGCGATCGACTGCTTCAGCTCATCGATGGCTTTCTCGAACTCCTGCTGGCCGAGATACTGCCCGGCCAGAGTGAAGTGCGCGCGCTCGTCGCGGGGATACTTGGCCGCCAGCTCCTCCGCGTAGGCCAGCGCCTTGGTGGGGTCCGCATCGCTCCCCGCCTTCAGTGCGAGGATCAGCAACCGCTCTCCTTCGGAGACTTTTTCCGAGAGGGCGACCGCCTCATTCAGATGCTGCAAAAAGTCCTTGGCGGTGGCAGAGCTCAGGGCGAGGCTGTAGTGCGCGAGAGCGAACGAGGGATCCTTCGCGACGGCCTGCCCGAACAGCTGGCGGGCATCGTGCAGCTTGAGCTGGTCGGCCAGGGCTCGACCCTTGGTATAGAGCGTCCGCGCCTCATCGGAGGCGGTGGTGATCGCGATCTTTTCGCTGGTGGTGGGGGTAGCGGCGCCGACGGACGCGGTTTCGGTATCTGGCTTCTTCGTGTCGCAGCCGGCGAGGAGGGCGAGCAGCCCGCAGGCGCTGAGCCAGACCGGTGGCGAGGACAATGAGCGTTTCACTTTGATCCTCCTGGTCCTTCATGGTTGTCGTGGTGGGCATTAGGCCCTACGCCCGGCCCACATGCCGGTTTCACCACGGCCACCCAGCTGCGACAAGAATGTCGGAGGGAACCGCCTCGGGATGCAGGATTGTTACCCGACCGCGCCACTCACGGCGGCCGCCGCCATTACCCTTCGTGCTCGCCGCCACGCGGCGTACGGGGGACGTGACTTGTCAGGCTCGACCCCGACCCCGCATGACCCGACGGACCAGGAGAGAGGGAGAGACGCATGAAAAAGTTTCTGCTGGCCAGCGACTTCGACCAGACGCTGAGCTTCAACGATTCCGGTCTGGTGCTGAGCGAGATGCTCGGCATCGGCGACTTCGCCGAGAAGACGGCGGGGCTCTCGGAGATTCACCTGGTGCAGCAGGGGGCCGAGCTGGCCTATCTGCTGCTGCACGACCCCGAGTATCGCCGGGTCCGGAGAGAA is a window from the Gemmatimonadales bacterium genome containing:
- a CDS encoding tetratricopeptide repeat protein — encoded protein: MKRSLSSPPVWLSACGLLALLAGCDTKKPDTETASVGAATPTTSEKIAITTASDEARTLYTKGRALADQLKLHDARQLFGQAVAKDPSFALAHYSLALSSATAKDFLQHLNEAVALSEKVSEGERLLILALKAGSDADPTKALAYAEELAAKYPRDERAHFTLAGQYLGQQEFEKAIDELKQSIAINPSFSPAYNTLGYAYRPLEKYADAEKAFKKYIELVPDDPNPYDSYAELLMKTGRFDESIAQYRKALSIDPHFSNSYFAIASNLMYQGKHDQAVAEAQKLFDAARDDGDRRLAKFTQALIYVDAGKTAKAMEAMQQEHAVALKIADTANMSADEVAMGNIMLDAWKSDEAQKHFTRAVDLIMASSQSADVKEDTKLAGHYFGGRVALARKDLATAKSEAAEYLKGAEARHNSFRIRQAHELAGTIALAEKQFDQAISELGQASQQDPYVVYSTALAYQGKGDKARAKELAGKAANANILPTLNYVSIRTEAKKIG